The Armatimonadota bacterium genome includes a window with the following:
- a CDS encoding ABC transporter ATP-binding protein: MADLVEEGLSLKARLRGSFEDAIHRVREAFASQGFGVLTEIDVQDTLKQKIGADFHRYVILGTCNPGIAHRALSAVPEVGLLLPCNVCVYEDGDEVVVSALNPEKALQAVGSEELRPMAEEAGQRIRRAMASM, translated from the coding sequence ATGGCAGATCTTGTGGAAGAAGGATTGTCTCTGAAAGCACGCCTAAGGGGATCGTTTGAGGATGCCATCCACAGAGTGCGCGAGGCGTTTGCAAGCCAAGGGTTCGGCGTTCTGACCGAAATTGACGTGCAGGACACGTTGAAACAGAAGATCGGAGCCGATTTCCACCGGTATGTCATTCTCGGAACCTGCAATCCGGGAATAGCGCATCGTGCCCTCTCGGCGGTGCCAGAGGTCGGTCTTCTGTTGCCCTGTAATGTGTGCGTGTACGAGGATGGAGACGAGGTAGTGGTCTCCGCGCTTAATCCGGAAAAGGCCCTGCAGGCGGTGGGGTCCGAGGAGCTCCGGCCCATGGCTGAAGAGGCCGGTCAGCGCATCCGGAGGGCGATGGCCTCAATGTGA
- the ilvB gene encoding acetolactate synthase yields MERSKKSQIEKYQAGSRKGSPSRVQAGQKVSGARALMESIKLHGGEVVFGLPGGVMLPAYDVLYDDGGISHILVGHEQGGSHMADGFARATGKVGVCFATSGPGATNLVTGLCTAHMDSVPVVAVTGQVRTTVLGKDAFQEADITGITMPITKHNYLVSDPNSIPRIIAEAFYIARTGRPGPVLVDIPMDVALAQIEYHPVTEVKMRSYNPEVPLRLDNLDEAAQLIAEAKRGVIYVGQGAIISGAWREVRELARKTQFPTTTTLLAKGTMDETDPLSLGMLGMHGTAYANFAIRDCDLLIAVGARFDDRVTGKVDAWAPGAKIIHIDIDPAEIGKIYIPDVALNGDCREVLQALLPLVAERGPTEWNEQIERWKQEFPLWYPKGEDRVYPQAVCEELWNVTKGEAIVTTGVGQHQMWAAQFYRCKYPRTFITSGGLGTMGYGLPAAIGCAVGVPDRPVWCVDGDGSFIMTSEELMPAVQHRIPVKVAILNNFCLGMVRQWQSLFWDERLSAIDLSYQPDFVRLAEAYGAVGIRVTKPEEIRPAIEKANEINDRPVVVDFHVVKDENVLPMIPSGQTIEQMMVEKPR; encoded by the coding sequence TTGGAAAGATCGAAGAAGTCCCAGATAGAGAAGTATCAGGCCGGTTCCCGCAAGGGATCTCCTTCGCGGGTTCAGGCAGGCCAGAAAGTCAGCGGGGCACGAGCCCTGATGGAGTCCATCAAGCTGCACGGCGGCGAGGTGGTTTTCGGGCTGCCGGGCGGAGTGATGCTTCCGGCATACGATGTGTTGTACGACGACGGAGGCATCAGTCACATCTTGGTGGGCCACGAACAGGGCGGGAGCCATATGGCCGATGGGTTCGCCCGCGCCACCGGGAAGGTTGGCGTGTGTTTCGCCACGTCGGGACCTGGAGCCACGAATCTGGTCACGGGGCTGTGTACGGCCCACATGGATTCGGTTCCCGTGGTGGCGGTGACCGGACAGGTCCGAACGACCGTTCTGGGCAAGGATGCCTTCCAGGAGGCGGACATCACGGGCATCACAATGCCCATCACCAAGCACAACTACTTGGTTAGCGACCCGAACAGCATCCCGCGCATTATCGCCGAGGCGTTCTACATCGCACGGACCGGGCGCCCCGGGCCGGTTCTGGTGGACATCCCCATGGACGTGGCCCTGGCACAGATCGAGTATCACCCTGTCACCGAGGTGAAGATGCGCTCCTACAACCCGGAGGTGCCTCTGCGGCTGGACAATCTGGACGAGGCTGCGCAGCTGATCGCCGAGGCGAAGCGGGGTGTCATCTACGTGGGACAGGGAGCCATCATCTCGGGTGCCTGGCGGGAAGTGCGCGAGCTGGCCCGCAAAACTCAATTCCCCACCACCACCACACTGCTCGCCAAGGGGACGATGGACGAGACCGATCCTCTCTCCCTTGGTATGCTCGGGATGCACGGGACGGCCTATGCGAACTTCGCCATCCGAGACTGCGACCTGCTGATCGCTGTTGGGGCGCGTTTTGATGACCGCGTCACTGGAAAGGTGGATGCGTGGGCGCCCGGGGCGAAGATCATCCACATCGACATTGACCCGGCGGAGATCGGCAAGATCTACATCCCGGACGTGGCTCTGAACGGCGACTGCCGGGAGGTTCTGCAGGCCCTGCTGCCGCTGGTGGCGGAGCGCGGTCCGACGGAGTGGAATGAGCAGATAGAGCGCTGGAAGCAGGAGTTCCCGCTCTGGTATCCGAAGGGTGAGGATCGGGTCTACCCTCAGGCTGTCTGCGAGGAGCTCTGGAACGTGACGAAGGGTGAGGCCATCGTGACCACCGGCGTGGGGCAGCACCAGATGTGGGCAGCTCAGTTCTACCGCTGCAAGTATCCGAGGACCTTTATCACCAGCGGCGGACTGGGGACCATGGGCTACGGCCTACCGGCTGCTATCGGCTGTGCGGTGGGAGTTCCGGACAGGCCCGTCTGGTGTGTGGATGGTGACGGCAGCTTCATCATGACCAGCGAAGAGTTGATGCCCGCGGTCCAACACCGGATCCCGGTGAAGGTGGCCATTTTGAACAACTTCTGCCTTGGCATGGTTAGGCAGTGGCAGTCGTTGTTCTGGGATGAGAGGCTGAGCGCCATTGATCTGAGCTACCAGCCGGACTTCGTGAGGCTGGCGGAGGCATACGGTGCGGTGGGGATTCGCGTGACGAAGCCTGAGGAGATCCGTCCGGCCATAGAGAAGGCAAACGAGATCAACGATCGGCCCGTTGTGGTCGACTTCCACGTGGTCAAGGATGAGAACGTGCTTCCGATGATCCCGTCCGGTCAGACAATCGAGCAGATGATGGTCGAGAAGCCGCGCTGA
- the ilvH gene encoding acetolactate synthase small subunit, with the protein MPVTKSSPQQNVGMQHTITVLVENKPGVLTRVAGLFARRGYNIESLAVSITEDPTVSRMTVVASGDAQALDQINKQLAKLIDVIHVADYTDMPMVERELALIKVNADTSVRGEVMQLVDIFRAKIIDISDKTFTIEVTGGVEKINAFEKMLEPYGIREMVRTGRIALVRGARTAAQT; encoded by the coding sequence ATGCCAGTGACGAAATCCAGTCCGCAGCAGAATGTGGGCATGCAGCACACCATTACCGTGCTTGTGGAGAACAAGCCGGGCGTCTTGACCCGCGTGGCCGGACTGTTTGCCAGACGCGGATATAATATCGAGTCGCTAGCCGTGAGCATCACCGAGGATCCCACGGTCTCGCGTATGACCGTGGTGGCCAGCGGAGACGCTCAGGCGCTGGATCAGATCAACAAACAGCTTGCCAAGCTGATTGATGTGATCCACGTGGCGGACTATACGGACATGCCCATGGTGGAGCGCGAGCTGGCGCTCATAAAGGTGAATGCGGATACGTCCGTCCGCGGCGAGGTGATGCAGCTTGTGGACATCTTCCGCGCGAAGATCATTGACATCAGCGACAAGACGTTCACCATCGAGGTGACGGGCGGGGTGGAGAAGATCAACGCGTTCGAGAAGATGCTGGAGCCCTACGGCATTCGGGAGATGGTCCGCACGGGACGCATCGCGCTGGTCAGGGGAGCGAGGACTGCGGCCCAGACCTGA
- the ilvC gene encoding ketol-acid reductoisomerase (NADP(+)) — MPAKVYYESDAKLDVLKGSKIAIIGYGSQGHAQAQNLKDSGLDVIVSDLEGTPNYALAVEHGFKPVSAAEAAKQADVIQMLVPDEVQPAVYRSEIAPNLKAGKSLLFSHGFNIHFGQIVPPKDVDVFMVAPKGPGHLVRRTYVEGAGVPALIAVHQDASGKAKEKALAYANGIGAARVGILETTFEEETETDLFGEQAVLCGGCTELVMAGFETLVEAGYQPEIAYFECLHELKLIVDLMYEGGISRMRDSISNTAEYGDYTRGPRIITEETREEMREILAEIRSGEFAREWILENQAGRPVLNAARRHSARHPIEEVGARLRAMMPWLQGGKAAGKDKKQGKKK; from the coding sequence TTGCCGGCAAAAGTCTATTACGAATCCGATGCGAAGCTTGATGTTCTGAAAGGCAGCAAGATCGCCATTATCGGCTACGGCTCCCAGGGTCATGCGCAGGCGCAGAACCTGAAAGACAGCGGGCTGGACGTCATTGTGAGCGACCTGGAGGGGACGCCGAATTACGCTCTGGCCGTCGAGCACGGCTTCAAGCCCGTGTCAGCCGCAGAGGCGGCCAAGCAGGCCGATGTCATCCAGATGCTGGTGCCGGATGAGGTGCAGCCCGCGGTCTACCGGTCGGAGATCGCCCCGAACCTGAAAGCGGGCAAGAGCCTGCTGTTCTCGCACGGGTTCAACATCCACTTCGGGCAGATCGTCCCGCCGAAGGACGTGGACGTCTTTATGGTGGCACCAAAGGGACCGGGGCATCTGGTCCGGCGCACCTACGTGGAGGGAGCAGGAGTGCCCGCGCTCATCGCCGTGCATCAGGATGCCAGCGGAAAGGCGAAGGAGAAGGCTCTCGCCTACGCCAACGGCATCGGAGCAGCGCGCGTCGGCATCCTGGAGACAACGTTCGAGGAGGAGACCGAGACGGACCTGTTCGGGGAGCAGGCGGTCCTTTGCGGCGGCTGCACCGAACTGGTGATGGCAGGGTTCGAGACGCTGGTTGAGGCCGGCTATCAGCCTGAGATCGCCTATTTCGAGTGCCTGCACGAGCTGAAGCTCATCGTGGATCTGATGTACGAAGGCGGGATCAGCAGGATGCGGGACTCCATCAGCAACACGGCCGAGTATGGTGACTATACCCGCGGCCCGCGCATCATCACGGAGGAGACCCGTGAGGAGATGCGGGAGATCCTGGCCGAGATTCGCAGCGGTGAGTTCGCGCGCGAGTGGATCCTTGAGAACCAGGCCGGCCGTCCGGTGCTGAACGCCGCGCGGCGTCATTCGGCTCGCCATCCCATCGAGGAGGTGGGAGCCAGGCTGCGCGCCATGATGCCATGGCTGCAGGGTGGGAAGGCCGCCGGCAAGGATAAGAAGCAGGGCAAGAAGAAGTAG
- the leuA gene encoding 2-isopropylmalate synthase: MQDNGNRVIIFDTTLRDGEQSPGASMNIEEKLEAARQLARLNVDVIEAGFPIASEGDFEAVRQVAREIRGGPAIAGLARAVDADIDRAAEALKEAERPRIHTFIATSDVHLQHKLRMTREQVLERAVEAVRRARNYCDDVEFSPEDAARSDIDFLCRVVEAVIDAGAGTVNIPDTVGYSTPAEFGAMIRTLKERVPNIDRAVISVHCHNDLGLAVANSLSALQNGARQVECTINGIGERAGNAALEEIVMALETRKDVFGLTTGINTREILRTSRLISELTGIVVQPNKAVVGANAFAHEAGIHQHGILMNRETYEIMSPESVGMRESKLVLGKHSGRHAFAQRLKQMGYELSKEELDRSFARFKELADKKKEIFDEDLEAIVSDEIHTIPETYRVEYLNVMSSLDGIPTATIRLRRGEEVRQHAGIGVGCVDAVYKTIDAMIDEQHNLADYVVRAVTGGTDAIADVMVKVSDGTNIYTGRAASLDIVQSSARAYIQAINKLVYHQSKRKGGQLATP; encoded by the coding sequence ATGCAGGACAACGGCAATCGGGTCATCATTTTCGATACCACGTTGAGGGACGGCGAGCAGTCCCCAGGCGCAAGCATGAACATCGAGGAGAAGCTGGAGGCTGCGCGCCAGCTCGCCCGACTGAACGTGGATGTCATTGAGGCGGGGTTTCCCATCGCCAGCGAAGGGGATTTCGAAGCGGTGCGGCAGGTTGCCCGCGAGATTCGCGGCGGACCGGCCATCGCGGGTCTGGCAAGAGCAGTGGACGCTGACATAGACCGGGCGGCCGAGGCGCTGAAAGAGGCGGAACGTCCCCGCATTCACACGTTCATCGCCACTTCTGATGTTCATTTGCAGCACAAACTGCGCATGACGCGGGAGCAGGTGCTGGAGCGCGCTGTGGAGGCTGTCCGGCGCGCGCGAAACTACTGCGACGACGTTGAGTTCTCCCCGGAGGACGCCGCCCGATCAGACATAGACTTCCTGTGCAGGGTGGTGGAGGCGGTTATTGACGCGGGTGCGGGCACGGTAAATATCCCCGATACCGTCGGATACTCCACTCCGGCGGAATTCGGAGCCATGATCCGCACTTTGAAGGAGCGGGTTCCGAACATTGATCGCGCGGTCATCAGCGTTCACTGCCACAACGATCTGGGTCTGGCTGTGGCGAACTCCTTGTCCGCGCTGCAGAACGGCGCCCGGCAGGTGGAGTGTACTATCAACGGTATCGGCGAGCGCGCAGGAAACGCCGCGCTGGAGGAGATCGTGATGGCGTTGGAGACCCGGAAGGATGTGTTCGGGCTCACGACGGGCATCAATACGCGCGAGATCCTGCGCACCAGTCGGTTGATTTCCGAACTGACGGGCATCGTGGTGCAGCCGAACAAGGCGGTGGTGGGCGCCAACGCTTTCGCGCACGAGGCGGGCATCCACCAGCACGGCATCCTGATGAACCGTGAGACCTACGAGATCATGTCCCCGGAGTCTGTGGGGATGCGCGAGTCGAAGCTGGTGCTGGGCAAGCATTCGGGGCGGCACGCATTCGCACAGCGTCTGAAGCAGATGGGTTACGAGCTCTCAAAGGAGGAGCTGGACCGCTCCTTTGCCCGCTTCAAGGAGCTGGCGGACAAGAAGAAAGAGATCTTCGATGAGGATCTGGAGGCCATCGTCTCGGACGAGATCCACACCATCCCGGAGACATACCGGGTGGAGTATCTCAACGTGATGAGCAGCCTGGACGGCATCCCGACAGCCACCATCCGCCTGCGGAGGGGCGAGGAGGTGCGCCAGCACGCCGGGATCGGGGTCGGATGTGTGGATGCCGTCTACAAGACCATAGACGCAATGATCGACGAGCAGCACAATCTGGCGGACTATGTAGTTCGGGCTGTAACGGGTGGCACGGACGCCATCGCGGACGTCATGGTGAAGGTCTCGGACGGGACCAATATCTACACCGGACGGGCTGCGAGCCTGGACATCGTTCAGTCGAGCGCGCGCGCCTATATCCAGGCTATCAACAAGCTGGTATACCATCAGAGCAAGCGGAAAGGCGGCCAGCTCGCGACACCCTGA
- a CDS encoding citramalate synthase, producing MNRSDSETRYVEIFDTTLRDGSQAEGISFSVEDKLRIAQKLDTLGVAYIEGGWPVSNDKDREFFRRAREMQWHNALITAFGSTRRGGISCEEDANLRALVESGAPAVAIFGKSWDLHVTEALRVPLEENLRMIEESVAYLVRAGQQVIYDAEHFFDGYKANPEYALQTLEAAKRGGAQILVLCDTNGGSLPTEVARIVGVVLERLQHPVGIHAHNDSGCGVANSIAAVEAGASQVHGTINGYGERCGNANLCSVIPTLELKMGIQCLPDGSLQHLTNVSRFVDEIANVVPDDRQPYVGKSAFAHKGGIHVDAILKHERTYEHIRPELVGNERRVLISELSGASNVVAKAQKHGLDLTKGSPEARAVLHDIVRLENEGYSFESAEGSFELLLKKHTGGYRKLFDLLSFRVIIEKRHPDEEPITEATLKIRVGDEVRHTVGEGDGPVHALDTALRKALLVFYPDLDEIKLTDFKVRVINSGAGTAAKVRTVIDSQDTEGRMWSTVGVSTNLIEASWQALVDSVEYGLLRQLDEGTAEQRSVSVARSLQ from the coding sequence ATGAATAGATCAGACTCTGAAACGCGTTATGTGGAGATATTCGATACCACACTGAGGGATGGGTCCCAGGCGGAGGGGATCTCTTTCTCGGTGGAAGATAAACTGCGGATCGCGCAAAAGCTCGACACGCTGGGGGTGGCTTATATCGAGGGTGGTTGGCCGGTCTCCAACGATAAAGACCGGGAGTTCTTCCGCCGGGCGCGCGAGATGCAGTGGCACAATGCCCTGATCACGGCCTTCGGCAGCACCCGCCGAGGGGGGATCTCCTGCGAGGAGGACGCCAACCTCCGGGCGCTTGTCGAGAGCGGGGCCCCGGCTGTGGCCATCTTCGGAAAGAGCTGGGATCTGCACGTCACGGAAGCCCTGCGCGTGCCCCTGGAAGAGAACCTGCGGATGATCGAGGAGTCCGTCGCCTATCTGGTGAGGGCTGGGCAGCAGGTCATCTACGACGCGGAGCACTTCTTCGACGGCTACAAGGCGAACCCGGAGTATGCGCTTCAGACCCTGGAAGCGGCAAAACGGGGAGGAGCGCAGATCCTGGTGCTGTGCGACACGAATGGCGGATCTCTTCCCACGGAGGTCGCCAGGATCGTGGGGGTGGTGCTGGAGCGGCTGCAGCATCCTGTGGGAATCCACGCCCATAACGACTCCGGATGTGGAGTGGCTAACTCAATCGCCGCGGTGGAGGCCGGGGCGTCTCAGGTGCACGGGACCATCAACGGGTATGGTGAGCGCTGCGGCAATGCGAACCTGTGCTCGGTCATACCGACACTGGAGCTCAAAATGGGGATCCAGTGCCTGCCGGACGGAAGTCTGCAGCACCTGACCAATGTTTCTCGCTTCGTTGACGAGATCGCCAACGTCGTCCCGGATGACCGCCAGCCGTATGTGGGCAAGTCTGCCTTCGCGCATAAGGGAGGCATTCACGTGGATGCCATCCTCAAGCACGAGCGCACATACGAGCACATCCGGCCGGAGTTGGTTGGCAACGAGCGGCGGGTGCTGATCAGCGAACTGTCCGGAGCCTCCAATGTGGTGGCCAAGGCTCAGAAGCACGGTCTGGATCTGACCAAAGGTTCCCCGGAGGCGCGCGCGGTGCTGCATGACATAGTGCGGCTGGAGAACGAGGGGTACTCATTCGAAAGCGCGGAAGGTTCGTTTGAGCTGCTTCTGAAGAAGCATACCGGTGGTTACCGCAAGCTGTTCGACCTGTTGAGCTTCCGGGTGATCATTGAGAAGCGCCATCCAGATGAGGAGCCGATCACCGAAGCCACCCTGAAGATCCGGGTAGGGGACGAGGTGCGCCATACGGTGGGCGAGGGGGATGGACCGGTGCACGCGCTGGACACCGCCTTGCGCAAAGCGCTGCTGGTCTTCTACCCGGACCTGGATGAGATCAAACTGACCGACTTCAAGGTGCGCGTCATCAACAGTGGGGCTGGCACGGCGGCCAAGGTGCGGACGGTCATAGACTCTCAGGACACGGAAGGCCGGATGTGGAGCACTGTGGGGGTCTCGACCAACCTGATCGAGGCCAGCTGGCAGGCTCTGGTGGACAGTGTGGAATACGGGTTGCTGCGCCAGCTGGACGAGGGCACTGCGGAGCAGCGCTCCGTGTCCGTGGCGCGCTCACTTCAATAG
- a CDS encoding aconitate hydratase, whose protein sequence is MTDSYSARGTLTAGGRKYVIHRLTALQDAGYSLERLPYSLRILLENLLRTEDGISVTAEDIAALAGWDPQAIPEREIAFTPARVLLQDFTGVPCVVDLAAMRDAMAELGGDPSRINPLQPVELVIDHSVQVDAFGRPDALLINVEREFQRNRERYSFLKWGQSAFRNFRAVPPSTGIVHQVNLEYLARVVFTAEADDGSLSAYPDTLVGTDSHTTMINGLGVLGWGVGGIEAEAAMLGQPVSMLIPSVVGFRLTGALTEGATATDLVLTVTQILRQKGVVGKFVEFFGPGLATLPLADRATISNMCPEYGATCAIFPVDAETLRYLRHSGRSEEHIQLVEAYFKEQGLFHSPEAPEAVYSDVLELDLSSVEPSVAGPRRPQDRVPLSKTADSFREALPSLLGPSASGAGAASAVRARLDGQEFELTHGSVVIAAITSCTNTSNPSVMIAAGLLARNAVERGLRSKPWVKTSLAPGSRVVTRYLEAAGLSRYLDEIGFNTVGYGCTTCIGNSGPLPEAISRAIAEGGLVTASVLSGNRNFEGRINPEVRANYLMSPPLVVAFALAGRIDIDLAAEPLGTDREGQPVYLRDIWPSQEEINRVIQQCVTRELFEETYSAVFKGDENWNSIEVPAGDRFAWDESSTYIRRPPYFDGMRPDEPQSVEDIRGARVLAFLGDSITTDHISPAGSIKPDSPAGKYLLERGVPQAEFNSYGSRRGNHEVMVRGTFANVRIRNRLAPGTEGGFTTHIPSGEVMTIFDAAVRYSEAGIPLIVLAGKEYGSGSSRDWAAKGPFLQGVKAVIAESFERIHRSNLVGMGIVPLQFAPGTNADTLGLTGTEVFDIQGIAEAIATGFASGRTARVTARAEDGRTIEFQVTIRIDTPREADYYRNGGILQYVLRQLIKA, encoded by the coding sequence GTGACCGACTCGTACTCCGCCCGGGGCACATTGACCGCCGGCGGCCGGAAATACGTCATTCATAGACTCACGGCCCTGCAGGATGCCGGTTATTCTCTGGAGCGGCTGCCCTACAGTCTGCGCATTCTGCTGGAGAACCTGCTGCGAACCGAGGACGGGATCTCCGTAACGGCGGAGGACATTGCCGCCCTCGCAGGCTGGGATCCGCAGGCGATCCCCGAGCGCGAGATCGCATTTACACCGGCCAGGGTGTTGCTGCAGGACTTCACGGGAGTGCCCTGCGTGGTGGATCTGGCCGCAATGCGGGACGCAATGGCTGAGCTGGGGGGAGATCCGTCCCGAATCAACCCGCTTCAGCCCGTGGAGCTGGTCATAGACCACTCGGTGCAGGTGGACGCATTCGGTCGCCCCGATGCCCTGCTCATCAATGTGGAGCGCGAGTTCCAGCGAAACCGGGAGCGCTACTCCTTCCTGAAATGGGGGCAAAGTGCCTTCCGCAACTTCCGCGCTGTACCTCCCAGCACCGGCATTGTCCATCAGGTGAATCTGGAGTATCTGGCGCGGGTGGTATTCACGGCGGAGGCTGACGACGGCTCGCTGTCGGCCTACCCCGACACGCTGGTGGGCACGGATTCTCACACCACGATGATCAACGGTCTCGGAGTGCTGGGATGGGGCGTGGGCGGCATCGAAGCCGAGGCGGCCATGCTGGGCCAGCCCGTCAGTATGCTGATCCCCTCCGTGGTGGGCTTCCGTCTCACGGGCGCTTTGACGGAAGGTGCGACGGCGACAGATCTGGTGCTAACGGTCACACAGATCCTCCGGCAGAAGGGGGTGGTCGGGAAATTTGTGGAGTTCTTCGGCCCGGGACTGGCCACGCTGCCCCTTGCAGACCGGGCGACGATCTCCAACATGTGCCCGGAATACGGCGCCACCTGTGCCATCTTCCCCGTGGATGCCGAGACCTTGCGCTATCTGCGCCACTCGGGTCGGTCCGAGGAACACATCCAGCTGGTGGAGGCATACTTCAAGGAGCAGGGACTTTTCCACAGCCCGGAAGCACCGGAGGCCGTCTACAGCGACGTCCTGGAGCTGGACCTGTCCTCGGTGGAGCCCAGTGTGGCTGGGCCCAGGCGCCCGCAAGACCGCGTGCCGCTCTCAAAAACTGCGGATTCCTTCCGAGAGGCGCTGCCCTCGCTTCTGGGGCCTTCAGCCTCCGGCGCAGGCGCCGCTTCGGCCGTCCGCGCCCGGCTGGATGGGCAGGAGTTCGAGTTAACACACGGAAGCGTGGTCATCGCTGCGATTACCAGCTGCACGAATACTTCCAACCCGTCCGTGATGATCGCGGCGGGGCTCCTTGCCAGGAATGCCGTTGAACGCGGGCTTCGCTCGAAGCCCTGGGTCAAGACGTCGCTAGCACCGGGCTCCAGGGTGGTGACGCGCTATCTGGAAGCGGCCGGCCTTTCGCGCTATCTGGACGAGATCGGCTTCAACACGGTGGGGTATGGCTGCACCACCTGCATCGGCAACTCTGGCCCACTTCCGGAAGCGATTTCCCGGGCCATCGCGGAAGGCGGACTGGTGACCGCATCCGTCCTGTCCGGCAACCGGAATTTCGAGGGCCGCATCAATCCGGAAGTGCGGGCCAACTACCTGATGAGCCCTCCGCTGGTGGTGGCTTTCGCCCTGGCCGGGCGTATAGACATAGATCTGGCAGCCGAACCGCTCGGCACGGACAGGGAGGGCCAGCCGGTCTATTTGCGGGACATCTGGCCATCGCAGGAGGAGATCAACCGGGTCATCCAGCAGTGCGTGACGCGCGAGCTGTTCGAAGAGACCTACTCCGCAGTCTTCAAGGGAGACGAGAACTGGAACTCCATCGAAGTGCCTGCCGGAGACCGCTTCGCCTGGGACGAGTCGTCCACCTATATCCGCCGCCCGCCCTATTTCGACGGCATGCGGCCGGACGAACCGCAAAGCGTGGAGGACATCCGGGGGGCGCGGGTTCTGGCGTTCCTGGGAGACAGCATCACGACGGACCATATCAGTCCGGCCGGCAGCATCAAACCGGACTCGCCCGCTGGAAAATACCTGCTGGAGCGAGGCGTTCCCCAGGCCGAGTTCAATTCCTATGGCTCGCGGCGGGGTAACCACGAAGTGATGGTGCGTGGCACATTCGCAAACGTGCGCATCCGCAACAGACTGGCACCCGGCACGGAGGGTGGTTTCACCACTCATATCCCTTCAGGCGAGGTTATGACCATCTTTGATGCGGCGGTCCGGTATTCGGAAGCGGGGATTCCGCTGATCGTGCTTGCCGGGAAGGAGTATGGGTCCGGGTCCAGCCGCGACTGGGCTGCCAAAGGACCGTTCCTGCAGGGAGTGAAGGCGGTCATCGCGGAAAGCTTTGAGCGCATCCATCGTTCCAACCTGGTGGGGATGGGAATCGTTCCGCTGCAGTTTGCACCGGGCACAAACGCCGACACGCTGGGTCTGACTGGAACTGAAGTGTTCGACATCCAGGGTATCGCGGAGGCGATCGCCACCGGCTTCGCCTCAGGCCGGACGGCACGGGTCACCGCTCGCGCCGAAGACGGCCGGACAATAGAGTTCCAGGTCACCATAAGGATTGACACTCCGCGCGAGGCAGATTACTACCGCAACGGCGGCATTCTGCAATATGTCCTGCGGCAGCTCATCAAGGCATAG